The genomic segment AGAGGACTTACAAAATGCCCTTAAGATTTTTAATAAGTAACTTCATGTTATAATGTAATATAAAAATATAAACTATTATTAAAGTTAAAGGCACTATTTATGAATAAAGAGATATTAAAAGATATTAATGTTTTATATGTAGAAGATGAAGATGATGTAAGAGAATTTACCAGTAAAACTATTAGTACAATTGTAAATAGTGTAGTAACAGCAAAAAATGGGGTAGAAGGCTTAGAAAAATTTGAAGAAAATAAAGATATTAATTTAATCTTGACAGATATTAATATGCCTAAAATGGGTGGTCTTGAAATGTGTGCTGAGATTAGAAAAGTAGATAATGAGATTCCAATTGTAATTACAAGTGCCCATAGTGACCCAGGTTTTTTAAAAAAAGCTATTGATGTAAAAGTTAGTGCATATGCTATGAAACCAATTGACCTTTATCATCTAATAGAAAGTATGATTAAAGCAGTAGAACCAATATTTTTAAGAAAAAAACTTGAGCATGTTAATTTAACATTAGCTAATAAGGTTGAAGAAGCAATAAATCAAACTAAATCAATTCTTGATGCCCAAGATAATATGGTGATTCTAACGGATTTAGAAAAAACAATAGATGCAAATAAAAAATTCCTTGAATATTTTGAAGTTAAAAACTTAAAAGATTTTTTACAAAAGTATAACTCCTTACTAGATGTACTTAAAAAAGATAATAACCTTCTAAAAAAAGATATATTTGAAGATAGCAAAAACTGGATAAGCAAACTTTCTAATTTAAGCGAAATAGATAGAATTGTCAAAATAAAAAATAAAAATGGTGAAGATAGAGTATTTACAATTAATATTGATGACTATGAACAAAAAGGAGAGCATTATGTTATCTCTTTTACTGATATTACAGAATTAAAAGAGAAATCAAATCTTTTAGAATATCAAGCAAATCATGACCAATTAACAGGTCTATTTAATAGACAAAAATTTAATGAAATATTCAAAAAAGAGATTAAAAGAGAAAAAAGATACAAAAATAATCTATCATTAATTATTTTTGACATTGATAACTTTAAAAGTATTAATGATGAGTTTGGACATAATGTAGGAGATGAAGTATTAAAAGTAATTGCAAAAGTTCTTTTAGAAAGCATTAGAGAACATGATTGCGTTGCTAGATGGGGAGGTGAAGAGTTTTTAGTGTTATTACCCCAAACAGATGAATATGGTGCAAAAAAAGTTGCAGAAAAAATTAGAGAAGCAATTGCAAAATATAAGAAAGAGGATTTACCAAAACAAATAACTGCAAGTTTTGGGATTGCAAAATTAAAAGAAGATGATGATGAAGTAAGTATTCTAAAAAAAGCAGATGATGCGCTATATGAAGCTAAAAAAAAGGGTAAAAATAGAGTTGAAGTTTTTTAAAAACTAAAACTCTCTCCTAAATAGTGTTCTCTTACACTACCATCACTTTTTATATCTTCTGCATTTCCAGAAGCTAATAAAGACCCATTTTTCATAACATAAGCTCTATGACAAATCTGTAATGTTTCTCTTACATTGTGATCTGTAATTAAAATTCCAATACCAAATTTTGTTAATTCATTGATAATTTCTTGAATATCCTTAACAGCAATTGGATCAACCCCTGCAAAAGGTTCATCTAGAAGTAAAAACTTTGGTTTTGATACTAAAGCTCTAGCAATCTCTGTTCTTCTTCTTTCTCCACCAGATAAAGAGATACCTTTTCTTTGTCTAATTGGTTCAATATTAAATACTTCAAGTAAATCTTCTACTCTTTTTCTTTGCTCTTTTTTATCTTTTGTGATAATTTCTGCTGCAAGTAAAAGATTATCTTCAACACTTAAATCCTTAAAAATAGATGATTCTTGAGGTAAGTACCCTATTCCTTTTAATGCTCTTTTGTGTAAAGGAAGCTTTGTAATCTCTTCTTCATCAAAAAATACTTTTCCACTTGTTGGTGCAACTAAGCCACAAACAGTATAAAAAGTAGTTGTTTTTCCTGCACCATTTGGTCCTAATAAACCTACAATTTCTCCTGAATTCACCTCAAGTGAAATTCCATGTAAAATTTGTGTTTTTTTGATACTCTTTTTAATATCTTCTATTCTTAATTTACTCATTTATAATATATTGCCTTTTATCATCATCTTTTTTTATATTTAATACTAATACTTCAAAGCCATAAGATTTTAATAACTCTTCTAAACGTTCATCACCCCACTCTACAAAGTGAATACCATTTTTTTCGAACTCTTCTAATAAACCTAAAGAGATAAAATCCTCTAAACTTTTATTATAAACATCATAATGGAAAACTTTTTCAGAATAAATTGATTGTAAAGAGAATGTTGGAGAATTAACAATATCATCTAAACCTAAACTCTTTACAAAATGTTTTACAAAAGTAGTTTTTCCACTTGCTAAGTCACCTCTTAAAATAATAATGCAATTATCTTGTTTTGACTTTATTAAAGAAGAGACTTTTTTTACTATTTTATCAATTTCATTTAAAGCTAAAATCAACATCTTTTCCTAGCTTAATTTTAAAGATACATCAATTATTTCTTCCAATTTAGCTTTTGCTTTTCCACTTTGAATAGTCTCTTTTGCAATCTCTATACCTTCTTTTATATCTCTAGCTTTATCATCTACTTGTAATGCTGCAGCTGCATTTAACAAGACGATATCAAGTTTTGCACCCTCTTCTTCATTAGATAATATTGCTTTTGTAATCTTTGCATTATCAACTGCATCTCCACCTAATATTGCTTCTTTAGTAGATAACTTCATTCCATATTCTTGTGGGTCTATAATAAAGTCATTAGTTCTTTGATTGATTAAACTAGTTGCATAAGTTACATCACTTATAGATATTTCATCCATCCCATCTTTTGAACTTACAACCATCGCTCTATTTGTATCTAATAAAGTAAGTGCCGTAATCATTTTATTAATATAAGAATCACTAAATACACCTATCAATTGTTTAGATACAGTTGCAGGATTAGCTAAAGGTCCTAAAATATTAAATATTGTTCTATGTGGAATTGATCTTCTAATTGGCATAACATATTTCATTGCAGGATGATGATTTTGTGCAAACATAAAACAAAAACCAGTGTCTTCTAACATCTTCGCTGTATTTTCTATAGAATGGTTTAAATTTAATCCAAGTGCTTCTAACATATCTGCACTACCACTCTTACTTGTAATACTTCGATTTCCATGTTTAGCAACATAACACCCACATGCAGATAAAAGAATTGAAACAGTAGTTGAGATATTGAATGAATTTGATTTATCCCCACCTGTCCCGCAATTATCAATTATTTTTTCTTTTAAACTATAATGTACAGGCAATGGAATTAAATGGTCCCTCATAGCACTAGCAGCACCTGCTATTTCAGCAGCAGTTTCGCCTCTTTTATATAATTCAATTAAATATTCTTTAACTTCTTCTTCGGGCAATTTATTTTCAAAAATGTCATCAAATTTTAATTTTGCCATATTAAACATACTCTTATCCTTGCACTCTTTTTACATATTCATCCATTTTTGATTTTGGAGTGGATTTTGTAGTTGGTATTTGAAGAACTTCAAATTTATCAGTTCTTTCAAGGTATTTTATTTCAATAATATCTCCAACTTTTACCTCTTTTGCTTTTTTAACAGCTTGTCCATTTATAAAGACAACTTTGTGCTCAAGCATATCTTCAGCAACAGCTCTTCTTTTAGTTATATTAACTGCATTTAAATATTTATCTATTCTCATAGTTTAAATTATATCTAAAACTATTTAAAAACACTTTTTTACAAATAAGTAAAAATTTTTAAAAATAAAGTAAAAGTAAAAAAAAATGATACTTTTAAAACACTATGTTCTATTATACTTTTTTTAACAATTGAAATATAAGTAAATAAAATTTAAATCTCACATATTTCAAGTACTCAAAAAGGGAGGTACTTATTATGTTTAACTTAGGAAAAACACAAGAGGAATCAGGAAGATTAGCTGCAATGGAAGAAAACTATGCAATTATATCATTTAAGCCTGATGGTACAATCATTCATGCAAATAATAATTTTCTAAATGCATTAGGATATTCTTTAGATGAAATTACAGGAAAACATCACAGAATGTTTTGTAATAAAAATTATGCAAACTCTACTGAGTACATGCAATTTTGGAAAGACTTAGCAAGCGGAAAATCAAAAATTGATGAGTTTGAAAGATTTAGAAAAGATGGTAGTTCAATTTGGATTCAAGCTTCATATACTCCTGTAAAAGACAATAAAGGAGTTGTAATAAGAGTAGTTAAATTTGCTCAAGATATTACAGATTCAAAAGCTGTAATAAACTCAGTTAAAGATGCTATTGATGTTGCAAAAGAAGGGAATATGAATCAAACAATAGAAAAAAGTACAAAAAACATAGCTATTGAAGAACTTAAAAATGGAATCAATGAACTATTTAAAATTGTGTCTTCTAAGGTTGATAATGATTTAAACAATATAACAAAAGCTTTACTTTCTTATCAAAATCTTGATTTTACACATAAGATAGTTGGTGATGATTTAGGTGAAACTGCAATCGGATTAAACAGTTTAGCAGATGTTATTAATAAAATGTTATTAGATAACAAAAAAAATGGACTTACGTTAGAAAAAAGTTCAAACATTCTTTTAACAAATGTTGATAATTTAAATACTAATTCAAATGCAGCTGCTGCAAGCTTAGAAGAAACAGCCGCTGCTTTAGAAGAGATTACATCAAATATATCATTAAATACACAAAATGTTATAAAAATGACTGAATTTGCAAATCAAGTTACAACTTCAGCAAACGAAGGAAAAAGTTTAGCCGAACAAACAACTGCTTCAATGAATGAAATTGATAATGAAGTCAATGCTATTAATGAAGCAATTACAGTAATTGATCAAATTGCTTTCCAAACAAATATTCTTTCACTAAATGCGGCTGTGGAAGCAGCTACTGCAGGAGAAGCAGGAAAAGGTTTTGCAGTAGTTGCACAAGAAGTTAGAAATCTTGCTTCAAGGTCAGCTGAAGCGGCAAAAGAGATTAAAGATTTAGTAGGAAAAGCAACAAGTAAAGCAAATAATGGAAAAGTTATCTCGGATAAAATGATTTTAGGATATAACGAGTTAAATGAAAATATTACTAGAACGATTGAGCTTATTTCAAATGTAGAGTCAGCTTCAAAGGAACAAGAAGCTGGAATTGTACAAATAAATGATGCAATAAATAGTCTTGACCAGCAAACACAACAAAATGCTTCAATTGCTAATGAAACTAAAGTTATAGCTCAACAAACAGATGAAATAGCTAAAATTATTGTTTCTGAAGCAAATGAAAAAGAATTTTTTGGAAAAGATACTGCTTAAATAAAAAACATAAAATAAGAAGAAAGTTATATAAACTATTTTATAGCTTTCTTTTGTTAGAATATATTCTTTAAAATAACCATTTCATAGGATATATTATGAACAAAAAAGATGTTAAAAAAGTAGTATTAGCTTACAGTGGTGGGTTAGATACTTCTACTATATTAAAATGGCTTCAAGACGAGTATAATGCAGAAGTTATAACTTTTACAGCTGATTTAGGTCAAGGTGAAGAAGTTGAACCAGCAAGAGAAAAAGCACTTGCTTGTGGAATTAAACCAGAGAATATTTTTATTTTAGATATTAAAGAAGAGTTCGTTAAAGATTATGTATTTCCAATGTTTAGAGCAAATGCAATTTATGAAGGTGAGTATTTATTAGGAACTTCTATTGCTAGACCTCTTATTGCTAAAAAACAAATTGAAATTGCTAAAAAAATGGGTGCAGATGCAGTATCACACGGTGCAACAGGAAAAGGAAATGACCAAGTAAGATTTGAACTTGGATATTTAGGATTAAATCCAGATATTACTGTAATTGCTCCTTGGAGAGAGTGGGATTTAAACTCAAGAGAAAAACTATTAGCATATGCAAAAGAGCATGGTATTGAAATAGATAAAAAACATATTGATGCAGATGGAAATCCTGCAATTTCTCCATACTCTATGGATGCTAACCTTTTACATATTTCTTATGAGGGATTATCTTTAGAGGACCCAAATGCAGAGCCAAGTGAAGATATGTGGTTATGGACAAACTCACCTGAAGAAGCTCCTAATGAACCTGAATATATCACAATTTCATATAAAAATGGAGATCCAATTGCAATTAATGGTGAAGAAATGTCACCAGCAACTATTTTAGAAACTTTAAATAAATATGGAAATAAACATGGTATTGGAAGAATTGATATTGTAGAAAATAGATATGTTGGTATGAAAGCAAGAGGTTGTTATGAAACTCCAGGTGGAACAATTATGCTTAAAGCACATAGAGCTATCGAGTCTATTACTCTTGATAGAGAAGCTGCTCATTTAAAAGATGAAATGATGCCTAAATATGCTAAATTAATTTACCAAGGATATTGGTTCTCTCCTGAAAGAGAAATGCTTCAAGCTGCAATTGATAAAACACAAGAAAATGTAGAGGGAACTGTTAAGTTAAAACTTTACAAAGGAAATGTTATTGTTGTGGGAAGAGAATCTAAAAAATCTTTATTCTCTGAAGCACACTCTACTTTCGAAGAAGATGAAGTATATAATCAAAAAGATGCAGAAGGTTTCATTAGACTTAATGCATTAAGATTTATAATCGCTGGTCAAACTAGAAAATAAATAAAATACAAAAAGGTCAAGAATTAATCTTGACCTTTTTTACTCACTCTTTCAAAAGCAAAACTTTTTAAACTATTTATCTTGAATTTTTTTATATCAATAGTTATAATTTAATACTACAATATATGATTAGGGAGAATTAGATGTTATTAAAATTTAAAGGACATTATCCAAAAGTGGCACCTACTGCATGGATTGCTCCAAGTGCAGATGTTATTGGAAAAGTTGAAATAGGAGATAACTCTTCAGTTTGGTTCGGCTGTGTTTTAAGAGGAGATGTAAATAATATTAAAATTGGAAACAATACAAATATACAAGATTTATCAATGATTCATATGGATACAGATTCTGAAACAATCTTAGGAGATAATGTAACTATAGGTCATAAAGTTATGCTTCATGGTTGTACAATTGAAGATAACTGCTTAATTGGTATGAGTGCTACAATAC from the Arcobacter sp. CECT 8983 genome contains:
- a CDS encoding diguanylate cyclase, translated to MNKEILKDINVLYVEDEDDVREFTSKTISTIVNSVVTAKNGVEGLEKFEENKDINLILTDINMPKMGGLEMCAEIRKVDNEIPIVITSAHSDPGFLKKAIDVKVSAYAMKPIDLYHLIESMIKAVEPIFLRKKLEHVNLTLANKVEEAINQTKSILDAQDNMVILTDLEKTIDANKKFLEYFEVKNLKDFLQKYNSLLDVLKKDNNLLKKDIFEDSKNWISKLSNLSEIDRIVKIKNKNGEDRVFTINIDDYEQKGEHYVISFTDITELKEKSNLLEYQANHDQLTGLFNRQKFNEIFKKEIKREKRYKNNLSLIIFDIDNFKSINDEFGHNVGDEVLKVIAKVLLESIREHDCVARWGGEEFLVLLPQTDEYGAKKVAEKIREAIAKYKKEDLPKQITASFGIAKLKEDDDEVSILKKADDALYEAKKKGKNRVEVF
- a CDS encoding gamma carbonic anhydrase family protein, producing MLLKFKGHYPKVAPTAWIAPSADVIGKVEIGDNSSVWFGCVLRGDVNNIKIGNNTNIQDLSMIHMDTDSETILGDNVTIGHKVMLHGCTIEDNCLIGMSATILDHAIIGEGSIVGANSLVTSGKKFPPKSLIMGSPAKVVKELTDEDVEKLIKHAGHYVEYKNDYI
- a CDS encoding S4 domain-containing protein, which produces MRIDKYLNAVNITKRRAVAEDMLEHKVVFINGQAVKKAKEVKVGDIIEIKYLERTDKFEVLQIPTTKSTPKSKMDEYVKRVQG
- the lptB gene encoding LPS export ABC transporter ATP-binding protein, coding for MSKLRIEDIKKSIKKTQILHGISLEVNSGEIVGLLGPNGAGKTTTFYTVCGLVAPTSGKVFFDEEEITKLPLHKRALKGIGYLPQESSIFKDLSVEDNLLLAAEIITKDKKEQRKRVEDLLEVFNIEPIRQRKGISLSGGERRRTEIARALVSKPKFLLLDEPFAGVDPIAVKDIQEIINELTKFGIGILITDHNVRETLQICHRAYVMKNGSLLASGNAEDIKSDGSVREHYLGESFSF
- the trpD gene encoding anthranilate phosphoribosyltransferase; amino-acid sequence: MFNMAKLKFDDIFENKLPEEEVKEYLIELYKRGETAAEIAGAASAMRDHLIPLPVHYSLKEKIIDNCGTGGDKSNSFNISTTVSILLSACGCYVAKHGNRSITSKSGSADMLEALGLNLNHSIENTAKMLEDTGFCFMFAQNHHPAMKYVMPIRRSIPHRTIFNILGPLANPATVSKQLIGVFSDSYINKMITALTLLDTNRAMVVSSKDGMDEISISDVTYATSLINQRTNDFIIDPQEYGMKLSTKEAILGGDAVDNAKITKAILSNEEEGAKLDIVLLNAAAALQVDDKARDIKEGIEIAKETIQSGKAKAKLEEIIDVSLKLS
- the tsaE gene encoding tRNA (adenosine(37)-N6)-threonylcarbamoyltransferase complex ATPase subunit type 1 TsaE — translated: MLILALNEIDKIVKKVSSLIKSKQDNCIIILRGDLASGKTTFVKHFVKSLGLDDIVNSPTFSLQSIYSEKVFHYDVYNKSLEDFISLGLLEEFEKNGIHFVEWGDERLEELLKSYGFEVLVLNIKKDDDKRQYIINE
- a CDS encoding argininosuccinate synthase, with the translated sequence MNKKDVKKVVLAYSGGLDTSTILKWLQDEYNAEVITFTADLGQGEEVEPAREKALACGIKPENIFILDIKEEFVKDYVFPMFRANAIYEGEYLLGTSIARPLIAKKQIEIAKKMGADAVSHGATGKGNDQVRFELGYLGLNPDITVIAPWREWDLNSREKLLAYAKEHGIEIDKKHIDADGNPAISPYSMDANLLHISYEGLSLEDPNAEPSEDMWLWTNSPEEAPNEPEYITISYKNGDPIAINGEEMSPATILETLNKYGNKHGIGRIDIVENRYVGMKARGCYETPGGTIMLKAHRAIESITLDREAAHLKDEMMPKYAKLIYQGYWFSPEREMLQAAIDKTQENVEGTVKLKLYKGNVIVVGRESKKSLFSEAHSTFEEDEVYNQKDAEGFIRLNALRFIIAGQTRK